A window from Canis aureus isolate CA01 chromosome 23, VMU_Caureus_v.1.0, whole genome shotgun sequence encodes these proteins:
- the RELT gene encoding tumor necrosis factor receptor superfamily member 19L isoform X2 has product MAGDGKWQSGQLAAGDSLGPRMKLSWPHWPLSCLFVLLPWPLATPISTTPWQCPPGEEPSLDLGQGTLCRSCPPGTFSASWGPGPCQPHSRCSPRGRLEAQPGTATQDTLCGDCQPGWFAASEVTHVPCQLCPWTPLGIRSCYERGRRARRGVEVAAGTTGTGDTRQPGNGTRAGGPEETAAQYAVIAIVPVFCLMGLLGILVCNLLKRKGYHCTAHKEVGPGPGGGGSGINPAYRAEDANEDTIGVLVRLITEKKENAAALEELLKEYHSKQLVQTSHRPVPRLPPGPPSMPHICPHRHHLHTVQGLASLSGPCCSRCSQKKWPEVLLSPEAAAATTPTPRVLPNLARAPKAGAKAGRQGEITILSVGRFRVARIPEQRSSSAASELKTITEAGPSGGDLPDSPQPGLPTEQRALLGSGGSHTKWLKPPAENKAEENRYVVRLSESNLVI; this is encoded by the exons GCTGGTGACTCCCTGGGCCCAAGGATGAAGCTGAGCTGGCCACACTGGCCCCTGTCCTGCCTTTTTGTG CTGCTGCCTTGGCCTCTGGCCACTCCGATATCAACGACCCCCTGGCAGTGCCCACCTGGGGAGGAGCCCAGCCTG GACCTGGGGCAGGGCACACTATGCCGATCCTGTCCCCCCGGCACTTTCTCTGCTTCGTGGGGCCCTGGTCCATGCCAGCCCCATTCCCGCTGCAGCCCTCGAGGGAGGTTGGAGGCCCAGCCAGGCACAGCGACTCAAGACACGCTATGTGGAGACTGCCAGCCCGG gTGGTTTGCTGCTTCAGAGGTCACCCATGTCCCCTGTCAGCTGTGCCCCTGGACACCTCTGGGTATTCGCAGCTGTTATG AGCGGGGACGGCGGGCCCGACGTGGTGTGGAGGTAGCAGCTGGGACCACCGGCACTGGGGACACTCGGCAGCCTGGGAATGGTACCCGGGCGGGAGGCCCCGAAGAGACCGCTGCCCAGTATGCGGTTATTGCCATCGTGCCTGTCTTCTGCCTCATGGGGCTGCTGGGCATCCTGGTGTGTAACCTGCTCAAGCGGAAGGGCTACCACTGCACGGCCCACAAGGAGGTTGGGCCCGGCCCTGGAGGTGGAGGCAGCG GGATCAACCCTGCCTACCGGGCTGAGGATGCCAACGAGGACACTATTGGGGTCCTGGTACGCCTGATCACGGAGAAGAAAG AGAATGCGGCGGCCCTGGAGGAGCTGCTGAAGGAGTATCACAGCAAACAGCTGGTGCAGACCAGCCACAGGCCTGTGCCCAG GCTGCCGCCGGGTCCTCCCAGCATGCCACACATCTGCCCGCATCGCCACCACCTCCACACCGTGCAGGGCCTGGCCTCACTCTCTGGCCCCTGCTGCTCCCGTTGTAGCCAGAAGAAGTGGCCCGAGGTGCTGCTGTCCCCTGAGGCCGCAGCTGCCACTACCCCCACTCCCAGAGTCCTGCCCAACCTGGCCAGGGCTCCCAAGGCTGGGGCCAAGGCAGGACGCCAGGGCGAGATCACCATCTTGTCTGTGGGCAG GTTCCGAGTGGCCCGAATTCCGGAGCAACGGTCGAGTTCAGCAGCCTCTGAGTTGAAGACTATCACGGAGGCTGGACCCTCAGGGGGTGATCTCCCAGATTCCCCACAACCcggcctccccactgagcagcggGCACTGCTGGGAAGTGGTGGAAGCCATACTAAGTGGCTGAAGCCCCCAGCAGAGAACAAGGCTGAG GAGAACCGCTATGTGGTCCGGCTAAGTGAGAGCAACCTGGTTATCTGA
- the RELT gene encoding tumor necrosis factor receptor superfamily member 19L isoform X5 — translation MCLSGPLLALSLGLQTPIFLLEVSRSQLPIYLEAGDSLGPRMKLSWPHWPLSCLFVLLPWPLATPISTTPWQCPPGEEPSLDLGQGTLCRSCPPGTFSASWGPGPCQPHSRCSPRGRLEAQPGTATQDTLCGDCQPGWFAASEVTHVPCQLCPWTPLGIRSCYGINPAYRAEDANEDTIGVLVRLITEKKENAAALEELLKEYHSKQLVQTSHRPVPRLPPGPPSMPHICPHRHHLHTVQGLASLSGPCCSRCSQKKWPEVLLSPEAAAATTPTPRVLPNLARAPKAGAKAGRQGEITILSVGRFRVARIPEQRSSSAASELKTITEAGPSGGDLPDSPQPGLPTEQRALLGSGGSHTKWLKPPAENKAEENRYVVRLSESNLVI, via the exons ATGTGCCTGAGTGGGCCCTTGCTGGCTTTGAGTCTGGGCCTTCAGACCCCCATTTTCCTCCTGGAAGTCTCGAGATCGCAGCTCCCCATTTACCTGGAG GCTGGTGACTCCCTGGGCCCAAGGATGAAGCTGAGCTGGCCACACTGGCCCCTGTCCTGCCTTTTTGTG CTGCTGCCTTGGCCTCTGGCCACTCCGATATCAACGACCCCCTGGCAGTGCCCACCTGGGGAGGAGCCCAGCCTG GACCTGGGGCAGGGCACACTATGCCGATCCTGTCCCCCCGGCACTTTCTCTGCTTCGTGGGGCCCTGGTCCATGCCAGCCCCATTCCCGCTGCAGCCCTCGAGGGAGGTTGGAGGCCCAGCCAGGCACAGCGACTCAAGACACGCTATGTGGAGACTGCCAGCCCGG gTGGTTTGCTGCTTCAGAGGTCACCCATGTCCCCTGTCAGCTGTGCCCCTGGACACCTCTGGGTATTCGCAGCTGTTATG GGATCAACCCTGCCTACCGGGCTGAGGATGCCAACGAGGACACTATTGGGGTCCTGGTACGCCTGATCACGGAGAAGAAAG AGAATGCGGCGGCCCTGGAGGAGCTGCTGAAGGAGTATCACAGCAAACAGCTGGTGCAGACCAGCCACAGGCCTGTGCCCAG GCTGCCGCCGGGTCCTCCCAGCATGCCACACATCTGCCCGCATCGCCACCACCTCCACACCGTGCAGGGCCTGGCCTCACTCTCTGGCCCCTGCTGCTCCCGTTGTAGCCAGAAGAAGTGGCCCGAGGTGCTGCTGTCCCCTGAGGCCGCAGCTGCCACTACCCCCACTCCCAGAGTCCTGCCCAACCTGGCCAGGGCTCCCAAGGCTGGGGCCAAGGCAGGACGCCAGGGCGAGATCACCATCTTGTCTGTGGGCAG GTTCCGAGTGGCCCGAATTCCGGAGCAACGGTCGAGTTCAGCAGCCTCTGAGTTGAAGACTATCACGGAGGCTGGACCCTCAGGGGGTGATCTCCCAGATTCCCCACAACCcggcctccccactgagcagcggGCACTGCTGGGAAGTGGTGGAAGCCATACTAAGTGGCTGAAGCCCCCAGCAGAGAACAAGGCTGAG GAGAACCGCTATGTGGTCCGGCTAAGTGAGAGCAACCTGGTTATCTGA
- the RELT gene encoding tumor necrosis factor receptor superfamily member 19L isoform X3 — protein sequence MGISFLRLLFQAGDSLGPRMKLSWPHWPLSCLFVLLPWPLATPISTTPWQCPPGEEPSLDLGQGTLCRSCPPGTFSASWGPGPCQPHSRCSPRGRLEAQPGTATQDTLCGDCQPGWFAASEVTHVPCQLCPWTPLGIRSCYERGRRARRGVEVAAGTTGTGDTRQPGNGTRAGGPEETAAQYAVIAIVPVFCLMGLLGILVCNLLKRKGYHCTAHKEVGPGPGGGGSGINPAYRAEDANEDTIGVLVRLITEKKENAAALEELLKEYHSKQLVQTSHRPVPRLPPGPPSMPHICPHRHHLHTVQGLASLSGPCCSRCSQKKWPEVLLSPEAAAATTPTPRVLPNLARAPKAGAKAGRQGEITILSVGRFRVARIPEQRSSSAASELKTITEAGPSGGDLPDSPQPGLPTEQRALLGSGGSHTKWLKPPAENKAEENRYVVRLSESNLVI from the exons ATGGGGATCAGTTTCCTCCGGCTCCTTTTCCAG GCTGGTGACTCCCTGGGCCCAAGGATGAAGCTGAGCTGGCCACACTGGCCCCTGTCCTGCCTTTTTGTG CTGCTGCCTTGGCCTCTGGCCACTCCGATATCAACGACCCCCTGGCAGTGCCCACCTGGGGAGGAGCCCAGCCTG GACCTGGGGCAGGGCACACTATGCCGATCCTGTCCCCCCGGCACTTTCTCTGCTTCGTGGGGCCCTGGTCCATGCCAGCCCCATTCCCGCTGCAGCCCTCGAGGGAGGTTGGAGGCCCAGCCAGGCACAGCGACTCAAGACACGCTATGTGGAGACTGCCAGCCCGG gTGGTTTGCTGCTTCAGAGGTCACCCATGTCCCCTGTCAGCTGTGCCCCTGGACACCTCTGGGTATTCGCAGCTGTTATG AGCGGGGACGGCGGGCCCGACGTGGTGTGGAGGTAGCAGCTGGGACCACCGGCACTGGGGACACTCGGCAGCCTGGGAATGGTACCCGGGCGGGAGGCCCCGAAGAGACCGCTGCCCAGTATGCGGTTATTGCCATCGTGCCTGTCTTCTGCCTCATGGGGCTGCTGGGCATCCTGGTGTGTAACCTGCTCAAGCGGAAGGGCTACCACTGCACGGCCCACAAGGAGGTTGGGCCCGGCCCTGGAGGTGGAGGCAGCG GGATCAACCCTGCCTACCGGGCTGAGGATGCCAACGAGGACACTATTGGGGTCCTGGTACGCCTGATCACGGAGAAGAAAG AGAATGCGGCGGCCCTGGAGGAGCTGCTGAAGGAGTATCACAGCAAACAGCTGGTGCAGACCAGCCACAGGCCTGTGCCCAG GCTGCCGCCGGGTCCTCCCAGCATGCCACACATCTGCCCGCATCGCCACCACCTCCACACCGTGCAGGGCCTGGCCTCACTCTCTGGCCCCTGCTGCTCCCGTTGTAGCCAGAAGAAGTGGCCCGAGGTGCTGCTGTCCCCTGAGGCCGCAGCTGCCACTACCCCCACTCCCAGAGTCCTGCCCAACCTGGCCAGGGCTCCCAAGGCTGGGGCCAAGGCAGGACGCCAGGGCGAGATCACCATCTTGTCTGTGGGCAG GTTCCGAGTGGCCCGAATTCCGGAGCAACGGTCGAGTTCAGCAGCCTCTGAGTTGAAGACTATCACGGAGGCTGGACCCTCAGGGGGTGATCTCCCAGATTCCCCACAACCcggcctccccactgagcagcggGCACTGCTGGGAAGTGGTGGAAGCCATACTAAGTGGCTGAAGCCCCCAGCAGAGAACAAGGCTGAG GAGAACCGCTATGTGGTCCGGCTAAGTGAGAGCAACCTGGTTATCTGA
- the RELT gene encoding tumor necrosis factor receptor superfamily member 19L isoform X1, translated as MCLSGPLLALSLGLQTPIFLLEVSRSQLPIYLEAGDSLGPRMKLSWPHWPLSCLFVLLPWPLATPISTTPWQCPPGEEPSLDLGQGTLCRSCPPGTFSASWGPGPCQPHSRCSPRGRLEAQPGTATQDTLCGDCQPGWFAASEVTHVPCQLCPWTPLGIRSCYERGRRARRGVEVAAGTTGTGDTRQPGNGTRAGGPEETAAQYAVIAIVPVFCLMGLLGILVCNLLKRKGYHCTAHKEVGPGPGGGGSGINPAYRAEDANEDTIGVLVRLITEKKENAAALEELLKEYHSKQLVQTSHRPVPRLPPGPPSMPHICPHRHHLHTVQGLASLSGPCCSRCSQKKWPEVLLSPEAAAATTPTPRVLPNLARAPKAGAKAGRQGEITILSVGRFRVARIPEQRSSSAASELKTITEAGPSGGDLPDSPQPGLPTEQRALLGSGGSHTKWLKPPAENKAEENRYVVRLSESNLVI; from the exons ATGTGCCTGAGTGGGCCCTTGCTGGCTTTGAGTCTGGGCCTTCAGACCCCCATTTTCCTCCTGGAAGTCTCGAGATCGCAGCTCCCCATTTACCTGGAG GCTGGTGACTCCCTGGGCCCAAGGATGAAGCTGAGCTGGCCACACTGGCCCCTGTCCTGCCTTTTTGTG CTGCTGCCTTGGCCTCTGGCCACTCCGATATCAACGACCCCCTGGCAGTGCCCACCTGGGGAGGAGCCCAGCCTG GACCTGGGGCAGGGCACACTATGCCGATCCTGTCCCCCCGGCACTTTCTCTGCTTCGTGGGGCCCTGGTCCATGCCAGCCCCATTCCCGCTGCAGCCCTCGAGGGAGGTTGGAGGCCCAGCCAGGCACAGCGACTCAAGACACGCTATGTGGAGACTGCCAGCCCGG gTGGTTTGCTGCTTCAGAGGTCACCCATGTCCCCTGTCAGCTGTGCCCCTGGACACCTCTGGGTATTCGCAGCTGTTATG AGCGGGGACGGCGGGCCCGACGTGGTGTGGAGGTAGCAGCTGGGACCACCGGCACTGGGGACACTCGGCAGCCTGGGAATGGTACCCGGGCGGGAGGCCCCGAAGAGACCGCTGCCCAGTATGCGGTTATTGCCATCGTGCCTGTCTTCTGCCTCATGGGGCTGCTGGGCATCCTGGTGTGTAACCTGCTCAAGCGGAAGGGCTACCACTGCACGGCCCACAAGGAGGTTGGGCCCGGCCCTGGAGGTGGAGGCAGCG GGATCAACCCTGCCTACCGGGCTGAGGATGCCAACGAGGACACTATTGGGGTCCTGGTACGCCTGATCACGGAGAAGAAAG AGAATGCGGCGGCCCTGGAGGAGCTGCTGAAGGAGTATCACAGCAAACAGCTGGTGCAGACCAGCCACAGGCCTGTGCCCAG GCTGCCGCCGGGTCCTCCCAGCATGCCACACATCTGCCCGCATCGCCACCACCTCCACACCGTGCAGGGCCTGGCCTCACTCTCTGGCCCCTGCTGCTCCCGTTGTAGCCAGAAGAAGTGGCCCGAGGTGCTGCTGTCCCCTGAGGCCGCAGCTGCCACTACCCCCACTCCCAGAGTCCTGCCCAACCTGGCCAGGGCTCCCAAGGCTGGGGCCAAGGCAGGACGCCAGGGCGAGATCACCATCTTGTCTGTGGGCAG GTTCCGAGTGGCCCGAATTCCGGAGCAACGGTCGAGTTCAGCAGCCTCTGAGTTGAAGACTATCACGGAGGCTGGACCCTCAGGGGGTGATCTCCCAGATTCCCCACAACCcggcctccccactgagcagcggGCACTGCTGGGAAGTGGTGGAAGCCATACTAAGTGGCTGAAGCCCCCAGCAGAGAACAAGGCTGAG GAGAACCGCTATGTGGTCCGGCTAAGTGAGAGCAACCTGGTTATCTGA
- the RELT gene encoding tumor necrosis factor receptor superfamily member 19L isoform X4 — MKLSWPHWPLSCLFVLLPWPLATPISTTPWQCPPGEEPSLDLGQGTLCRSCPPGTFSASWGPGPCQPHSRCSPRGRLEAQPGTATQDTLCGDCQPGWFAASEVTHVPCQLCPWTPLGIRSCYERGRRARRGVEVAAGTTGTGDTRQPGNGTRAGGPEETAAQYAVIAIVPVFCLMGLLGILVCNLLKRKGYHCTAHKEVGPGPGGGGSGINPAYRAEDANEDTIGVLVRLITEKKENAAALEELLKEYHSKQLVQTSHRPVPRLPPGPPSMPHICPHRHHLHTVQGLASLSGPCCSRCSQKKWPEVLLSPEAAAATTPTPRVLPNLARAPKAGAKAGRQGEITILSVGRFRVARIPEQRSSSAASELKTITEAGPSGGDLPDSPQPGLPTEQRALLGSGGSHTKWLKPPAENKAEENRYVVRLSESNLVI, encoded by the exons ATGAAGCTGAGCTGGCCACACTGGCCCCTGTCCTGCCTTTTTGTG CTGCTGCCTTGGCCTCTGGCCACTCCGATATCAACGACCCCCTGGCAGTGCCCACCTGGGGAGGAGCCCAGCCTG GACCTGGGGCAGGGCACACTATGCCGATCCTGTCCCCCCGGCACTTTCTCTGCTTCGTGGGGCCCTGGTCCATGCCAGCCCCATTCCCGCTGCAGCCCTCGAGGGAGGTTGGAGGCCCAGCCAGGCACAGCGACTCAAGACACGCTATGTGGAGACTGCCAGCCCGG gTGGTTTGCTGCTTCAGAGGTCACCCATGTCCCCTGTCAGCTGTGCCCCTGGACACCTCTGGGTATTCGCAGCTGTTATG AGCGGGGACGGCGGGCCCGACGTGGTGTGGAGGTAGCAGCTGGGACCACCGGCACTGGGGACACTCGGCAGCCTGGGAATGGTACCCGGGCGGGAGGCCCCGAAGAGACCGCTGCCCAGTATGCGGTTATTGCCATCGTGCCTGTCTTCTGCCTCATGGGGCTGCTGGGCATCCTGGTGTGTAACCTGCTCAAGCGGAAGGGCTACCACTGCACGGCCCACAAGGAGGTTGGGCCCGGCCCTGGAGGTGGAGGCAGCG GGATCAACCCTGCCTACCGGGCTGAGGATGCCAACGAGGACACTATTGGGGTCCTGGTACGCCTGATCACGGAGAAGAAAG AGAATGCGGCGGCCCTGGAGGAGCTGCTGAAGGAGTATCACAGCAAACAGCTGGTGCAGACCAGCCACAGGCCTGTGCCCAG GCTGCCGCCGGGTCCTCCCAGCATGCCACACATCTGCCCGCATCGCCACCACCTCCACACCGTGCAGGGCCTGGCCTCACTCTCTGGCCCCTGCTGCTCCCGTTGTAGCCAGAAGAAGTGGCCCGAGGTGCTGCTGTCCCCTGAGGCCGCAGCTGCCACTACCCCCACTCCCAGAGTCCTGCCCAACCTGGCCAGGGCTCCCAAGGCTGGGGCCAAGGCAGGACGCCAGGGCGAGATCACCATCTTGTCTGTGGGCAG GTTCCGAGTGGCCCGAATTCCGGAGCAACGGTCGAGTTCAGCAGCCTCTGAGTTGAAGACTATCACGGAGGCTGGACCCTCAGGGGGTGATCTCCCAGATTCCCCACAACCcggcctccccactgagcagcggGCACTGCTGGGAAGTGGTGGAAGCCATACTAAGTGGCTGAAGCCCCCAGCAGAGAACAAGGCTGAG GAGAACCGCTATGTGGTCCGGCTAAGTGAGAGCAACCTGGTTATCTGA